Genomic window (Phragmites australis chromosome 5, lpPhrAust1.1, whole genome shotgun sequence):
AGAGAattatcatgtgcttgttactaagctcaatagcatcaaacaactaccccatcaaagtgctaatgatatgtattcgtatttgaatattcttgttaatgtgATCTGTGTGTTAGGTTTCACACCAATTGAAgataatcaagtggtgagaagaatacttcaagctctttttTCGAAGTATAAattgatagtctctatcatctacgataataatgacatcaagaagatgactccaagtcaagtgcttggtAAGATCATTgccatgagatgacaataaacataagggtagaagcttcttcctcatccgacagcaagaaccttgctctcacaagcaagcaatcTCAATGTCAACATATGAAAGCAAGGATAaggagataagagcaagagtcaagctcaagccgagctaaaattagCTAACTTTGAAAACAgggaagaagtgtgatttcacgtataaagatgtcataatcctagttctggttgtaatcatcattattttgctatataagatgatgtgacttataagatcaatgtgttaattgttactatttttttttgttaaatgtgattctaacgtactcaattacaatattatatgtgtatgcattctatctattgactccttcatggttatctcactctttcgacaacctctctccctccctcatcggttttatctctatctccctcctttctcagctctttatatgtagactACTCAATCACTCATTGTCATCATATGCAGAACTTTCAGAAAGGAAtgccaccaccaaccaccgatccggcccagttgccagaaggagatgtagtgttgtcgtcaaacattgaagaaggtatccccagccactacctcaatttgaaaaaaatcaaacgCCTGTGGTgacgatgaggtaattcataagtagatgaatgcatctgttctacatattatcatataggttCCCAACAGAGGTTGAGTGCGGTGAACAAAGTGAACTCAAAGATGAATGCATCTTTTCTAAGTATATGAATGAACCTACAGAGGTTGAGTGCggtgaacaaagcgaactcaaagaagaacctctatccCCACAAAATCGGCAGTTGTGGGTACGTGAGAAAAGAACGACAGTGGCAGCAACAGGTAGATCAACTGtgtgagagaggtgtcacgcctgagacggagggctggagcgatTGATCGACATGGTGACACCGcgactcccatgaacatttgcacggacgtctgataccggagggctacgctGTGGTTGAAGTAGACGAGACAGTTGACTAgtaccgtcatgttgaggtggactaccctgcATAGAAGGGggcaaacactataggagagaacgaacaaacattcatcgcgtgggagaaggcctataTAGTATTTCCACTAGGAATAGCTACCAAGAATCTCTACCCTCCACTACGCCTCGGGCCGCCATCgtctcgaagatctccctctcctcaatcatctcccaaaagaagttcACCTCCttagccatcgcctcgaagaagtccaccgctcaacaagccagccatcagctcaaAAAACAAAATCAAGTTCTGtaacatccaagcagacgatatcatctaagaagtcgatgACCTCTAAGAAGTTAACGGAACTTAAGGATGTCTTTTCACTCACcactgaggaaaccaaaaagattgtggacgtCAGTGTCACGACttatttccatcctccaccacctccactaaAGCCTATTGTGCCTAAagataccatgaaatttttttatgaatatttcCAAATCTAAACAGACGGGagcggcttcaagtaagccatcGAGTGACTATGAacgtatcagtaagaagcaggccaagagaaAATCAGCTCCAATCGTTCAGAATACTCTAAGCATTGGGACTTCCTGGCTACTTCTGGACTatcagcagaagaactagcacggctAACTATAGGAGcggatattgcaaagttggatATTACATGGtcgtttgagttgaccaaacctttggtcaaacccgatatagaaagaaaccttacaactcaaatgcgccgattacatcagtgTTAATTGAAGCAATCCAGGTAGGGTTTATAGGCATTTCCTGTAAGATACACAtatgaatattttctcaacaggggtggctccttctgggtgtatttcaaggattTGTGTGAAGTGTataaggaagatgccctcgacgtggctatagtcagagcatgaactttgtaagtgacttatgcatataaatcatgttatatgatcttgtatctTGAgattgcatggctaacttctctattttgtagaatGAAGAACCGCGCATGCAGACAACAATTTGAtcgtaaagtaggattcatcgattcTGAGCTatatattgaagtgtctgcttcaccaccaatacaagaaattcatactcttaccctacagctatgagtatGTTCTTGCGCGTCAGGGCGTTATGcgtttatgggcaactcgattctagtactaatttgctatggtgacataatattcCTGCAActttcactggatcctccttattatccacccagacttgaacAAGATCATTGTCTAGGACTTACAAAAGAGAGCTCAAACGACTTATCAAAATCTCATCAACATGCTAAgcaggtaaactcgatcattttaTCGTCtcacgattgcatctaagtttaattggtattcatattcgcGTACAAtacgtacacaagatactgtaAAAAGAGTCttattcactttccatttaggaaggagtataatgtaaaaaccgactttccggTACGCATGGAattttcatgtcttgcatttccttttGAATAAAAAGTTtaaattcattccactgacgaatcatttcctcttgaagtatATAAGACAGCTACCCGACAAGAGTCTCTACTcgttttatgttctaactttaaTGCACAGATTCAATCTGGACGGAGACGTTGTCAgattcaatgatcttgaggtatgaaataatatATCGATatcttctttttaatttctacacatgttcaaagactaattctttcgattatTCAAACGCAACACTCCAAACTATACACAAAAGAGTTACAACCTGCACAAATaatttacattacatatgtctcattgtatatatgtattgagtgggagagagatggagagatcgctgagagagagggaggacaaagAGGACAGAGAAGGAGGACAGAGCTGGAGTAGAAGGAGGGGAGTTACAACACTGCTGGCTGAAGCTTTCAGCCGATAGTGTTGTCTTAGGAATCACTGCTTATCTCCAGAGCCGATAATAATAGTTCCTGACTATCACTACCCGTCATTTATTACCGGCTtcaaaatcaataataaagaggGTTTAAAATTGACAGTGATATACTATTATGTAATAGTAAAAATGTATGTCACAGCATTGGCACCAGGCCAGCATTATTGGCGCAGAAGATCATTGCACTAACTACTACTCAAGCTACGCTCTCCTCTCGTTGAGATTCCATTCCACCCGCGAGCCCATGCCATGCACGCATGTCCTCGCCTACGCGGGCGCGCGAGCCCGGGGCAGCCGGCAGGACGGACGGACAGCTCAAAAGCGAGGCCATGTATGCGGCATGTGAAGCGGGCGTCCAATGGCGCAACTGTTGTGCATGTCATCGATCGGCCACGCAGCACGCACACGCACGACGGAGCTCGCGGCATCAGGCGGATCTGCGTACCAACGGAAAGCCGTTCGGGCCTACCTCGCCCATGACATCGCCGTGCGCGCTCCGGATCCCAGAACAGGGCAAAGCGATAGCTGGAGAGATGCGCCCCGGTGATGCAATCTCGCGCTCGGTTTGAACGCTAGCGCGTCGTCGTCAGCTGCTGGCTGCCGCGATCCATCGCTGCGTCTCGTTTTGTCATGCGTGGTGCGCGCGCGCGATGGAACCGTTCTTTTAGCGGGCGGTGACGGAGGGAGCTTTGCACCTTGCAGTCTTGAACGAAGGGCCGTGGTGTGGTTTGGTACGCAGGTTTGGAAGGTTATGCTGGAATTTGGAGCGATGGCACGTATGATTCCTGAAAGAGCGGCCCAAATACGAACGACGGGACGTGACTGGATGCTAGGTAGCATAAACGAGCCTAGCTCGTTTTTAAATGGTGGCGTGCATGACCATCGCTAATCGGAGTCGTTAATTCTGTTCTTTTGTGCGAACTGTAGTGTCGAGGTTTGTTCATTCATCATTGGCTGATAGCTAGGCATCGAAATTTCCCACCAAACCTAACATTAAACATGGGACGGGGAGTATGGAATGTATACTATTCTCTTGTTCAAAAATACATGccgtattttatttttaaaaaaaatcaaactttatatgTTTAACTAACACTTAGTCAAGTTATACATATATTtggtgtataaaaattatacaattagaTTCGTATTTCAAAATGCTTTTACACTATATTAGTTTCGTAgacataaataatatatttgtaagaaaataatagtcaaagtttaaTTTTAAAGGCCATGCTACaataaaatatatcatattcTAGAAAGAGGGAGTAGTAATTGCATCTGAAAATGCAGAGGGATTTGCGGTTAATGGGACTATTTGTCACAAAAGGAACAACCTCAGTTACTGTAGAAGTACCTATGGCATGGTTAGTGCTTAGGGGTGGGCTATCGATTAATGTAGTTATTACTGTTTGgtttattatttaaaaaattgctTTTCAAAAACTAGAATCCAAAATAAtcaaggaaaaaaatgaaaaacaaacaTAATAACTGATATATTTTGGTtcagtttttattttattttattttcgcACTGAAATTCTGAATATCTCAATAAATCTTGACCTTTTCAGGAAATTTCTACTATACAAAAGGCAAATGTGCACATCATTGCAATGCAAATATAGCCATACATGCATACAACATGACAATTTTACAATAAACTCAACACTCTAATTCAAATAGTCTAATTTTGGAGATGATATCACTTTGGACAAGTGGGGTATAATCAAATTTGGTTTATTATGTTAGTTAGGTTTTTGACAGTAGAAAACCAAGTAATAAACTAAAATCTGAACATAGCAATTTTAAAAACCGAACCTAAACCGAAAACCAatagaccaaaaaaaaaaggttattgCAGTTCGTTTTCGATTTTTGTTTCAGTTTCCGTTTTTTCCCCCACTCCTAGGCATGCATGGTGCTAACTTATCAATTCGTATTTGGACTAAAGGTCTGCAAGTAAGGTGCCAAAAGGTATTCTTTCTCGTCATCGCAGGATGGCACTTCTGCACCTTTTAGCGCACGTTCGCACGAGCTAATTAGGGTTCAGGCGTGCGCTTTGTCGTTTCAAATTTCAATTCGATCCCACGAGCTAGGGGACAGGGGGGGATAGTACTTAAATAGTTATGGTGGTGAAACTAAAAGAAGGGAATTTTCAGCGGAGCAAAAGTGGTCACATCCGATTTAAAGAGCTTCAAATTTAATAGAGTACTAGCAATAATTTAATTTAAGAGAGCTACGAATCTAAACCGAGCAGTACTGTAGTTCTACAGTACCATGAATACGTTTAAATTTCGAAAGGAAGTCAATCAGCGGAAGTAAAGCCCAACTAGGCATCGGGATACGGAACTCACCGGCCGTAAGAAACTCGGCCCAAACCAAGTTCGAGGGGGATTTGAATGGAGCGGTGGGAGTTCCGAGGCATCGTTACGGTGGAAAGGTGCACAAGCTTAACACGGCCCAGCCTTTGCTTGCTCACGCCTGCGCGCTGTGCCGGCGTGTGCGCGACCGTGCCAAGGCCCATGGAAAGGCCGTGTCACTCAGGAGGCGGCCCGCCTCGCACACTGCCCGACGCGCGCCACTCTCGCTGGGAGCCTGCCTGGGTCCGGCAGCCGATGTCCAGTGGCCGTATGCTGCAGCGGCCTGGATGCCTGCCTCCTGGTCCTGGCAAGTCAGAAGTTTTGCCCCCGGTCTTCGACTGGATTGTTGTTCCATACAAAAATTTGGCCACTTTTCGCCGAACTACACAGCCTCCaggattttgactttttgagAGAAGACGCCAACAGAAATGCGGGAAGCCCGTATAAAATGCGTAACAGTTCCCGTCTAACTTCGAACATTTTGGTTTGGGCCCAATATCCGAGTGGACCAGAAGACCAAACCACCAAAAGGGAGATGATCAGTTGGATCCGCTCCTAGGCCGATCCCGATCCCACTCGCCGCATGGCTCCTGCAcccacctcgccgccggcgccggcgaaaCGCACCGTCCTGGGCGGCGTCGGGGGACTCGACGCGGCCGTGTCCATCCGCCTCCACGCACTCTTCCTCCCGGTGCCGCGCCTCCTCCTCAAGGCGCTCGAgatcgccggcgacggccgcaTCTGGCTCCCCGTCCccatctccctcctcctcctctccgccaGCAAAGCTAACTCGTCCGGGGCGGTCTCCCCGCTCCTGGTCGGCCTCGTCGCGGGCCTCGTGCTCGACCTCATCCTCGTCAGCCTCGCCAAGGTCGTCgtccgccgcccgcgcccggaCTACAACCCCGCGGACATGgacgtcgccgtcgccgtcgaccACTGGTCCTTCCCAAGCGGCCACGCCTCCCGCGCCTTCCTCGTCGCCGCCTTCCTCGCCGGCGGCCTCCAACACTGCGAGGCGCTCTTCCTCTGGGCGGCCGCGACGTCGGCGTCCAGGGTGCTCCTTGGCCGGCACTACGTCCTCGACGTCGTCGCGGGGGCTTGCCTCGGCGTGTTCGAGGCCTGGCTCATTAACGTGTCCTTGAGATTCATATGCGCTCACAACGGCTTTCTTGTATGCTAATTCATGTTGACGTACGATTGTTCACACTGCGAATCTGTGATAGCTTTGTTGTTGCAAAGTTGCAATTTTGGTAAGCAATTCAGGTTTGCTGAACAGGCATGTCGCTTCTACTTCTTGAATTGGGCACGAGGAAGATGCACGGATTTAATTTCTCTCTGAAAG
Coding sequences:
- the LOC133919460 gene encoding probable lipid phosphate phosphatase beta; translation: MAPAPTSPPAPAKRTVLGGVGGLDAAVSIRLHALFLPVPRLLLKALEIAGDGRIWLPVPISLLLLSASKANSSGAVSPLLVGLVAGLVLDLILVSLAKVVVRRPRPDYNPADMDVAVAVDHWSFPSGHASRAFLVAAFLAGGLQHCEALFLWAAATSASRVLLGRHYVLDVVAGACLGVFEAWLINVSLRFICAHNGFLVC